The following is a genomic window from Nguyenibacter vanlangensis.
CCCATGCCGCCCAGCCGGCCTCCACGCCGGCTCCCGGTTCGGCCGCGCCCCACGCCCACGCGTCCGCCGCGCATCGCCGCGCCGCCGCCCGTCCGGCCGCGCGCCGCGCCGTGCCCGCCGCCACCCGCGCCGCCCGGAACGAGGATGTCAGCATCGTCGCCACCCGCGGCGTCTCGCACGATACCGAACAGGTGGTGACCCGCGCGGCCATCGAACGCATGGTCGGCGGCACCAACCCGCTGAAATCCCTGGCCCAGCTCCCGGGCGTCAGCTTCAGCTCCTCCGACGCGCTCGGCCTCGACACCTGGGGCGCCAGCATCTATCTGCGCGGCTATTTCATGGATCAGCTCGGCGTCACGCTCGACGGCGTGCCGCTGAACGACCAGAGCTACGGCTCGGTCAACGGGCTGAACATCCTCACCGCCGTCATCCCCGACGATCTCGGGCGCGAAAGCGTGTCCCAGGGCGCGGGCGCGGTGAACCTGCCGTCCAACTCCAACCTGGGCGGCACGATGCAGTTCTTCACCGACGACCCGGCCGACCATATCGGCGGCAAGGTGTCGCAGGGCTTCGGCTCCTATGCGATGTACCGCACCTATGCCCGCTTCGACAGCGGCCGGCTCAACGCGTCGGGCACCAAGTTCTTCGCCTCCTATGCCCGCGATTACGAAGGCAAGTACCAGGGCGGCGGCTCCGACTTCATGCAGCAGGCCGACGGCAAGCTGGTGCAGCCGATCGGCCATGACAGTTCGATCTCGGCCTTCTTCAACTGGAGCGACTCGGCCGTCTGGGGCTATTCCGACAAATCGCTCGAAATCCTCAACAAGCTCGGCTGGCGCGTCGAATCCTTCTACCCGAACTACGCCGCCGCCTACGCGACGGCGGCCGGCACCTACCTGCCGCCCGGCTGGGACCAGATCACCGGACAGGACCCCAAGACGGTCGCGTTCTATGATGCCGGCCAGCACACGGTCGATTATCTCGGCGGCCTGAATCTCGATTTCGCGCTGACCGACCGCCTGCGCTGGCGCACCACCTTCTACGGCCACAGCGACACGTCGTACCTGACCTATGGCGACCCGAACACGCCGTCCGCCACCGGCGCGCCGCTGTCCGAGGAAGTGTGGCAGCCCCGGCAGCAGCGCATGGGCTTCGACACCGCCCTCCAGTACCGGCTCGGCAACCACACGATCGAGACCGGCGTCTGGTACGAAAACAACATCCAGACCTCGGGCCAGTATTGGTACAACGAACCGCTGCTGGGCCAGGGCGCGCCGGTCGAGACCGTCGGCCCCTATGACGTCTACGGCCCCGCCTTCCAGCAAAGCTACAATTTCGCCTGGACCACCAACACGGTGCAGTACCACCTGATGGACACCTGGCGCCCACTGCACAACCTCACGGTCCATGCCGGGTTCAAGACGCTGGCGGTCACGACATCGGGCGGCTCGGACTACAACAATCCTGACGTGACCGGAGTCGACTCCCTGCCCAACGGCAGCCTCAGCACCGTCGGCGCCTTCCTGCCGCATGTCAGCGCCAACTGGCGCTTCCTGCCCGGGCACGAGCTCTATTTCGACCTGGCCGAGAACATGCGCTCCTACGTGGTGGGCGCGTCCGGCGCCGGCGGCTATTCCGCCTCGCCCTGGTCGGTGCAGGACCAGCCGACCTTCAAGCAGTTGCAGCACACGCTGCGGCCGGAACGCGACTGGGTCTACCTGGTCGGCTACCGCTACACGTCCAAGCGCATCATCGCCTCGCTGGACGGCTACCATTCCGACATCTCGCACAAGCTGATCTCGGCCTCGGTGGGCACGCTGAACAACCCGGTCGCCAGCGTGATCGACACCCACAGCGCGACGATGAACGGCGTCGATGCCGGGCTGACGCTGGTGCCGGTGCGCGGGCTGTCGATCTTCAACACCGTCAGCTACAACCATGCCACCTACGGCCAGAACGTCCTGGCGGGCCAGCAATACTATCCGCTGGCCGGCAAGAAGATGGTCGGCTACCCCGAATTCATGTACAAGACCAGCGCGATCTACACCTACGGCCCGGCCCAGGTGCATTTCGACGCCAATTATTATTCCAAGCGCGAATTCAGCTACCTCAACGACACGCACATCCCCGGTTACTGGCTGGCCAACGCAGGCGCGCGTTATCGTTTCGGCAGCTACGGCGCGATGAAGAACATTACGGTGGACTTCAACGTCTATAACCTGTTCAATGCGAAATATATCGCGATGATGGGCGAAAACGGCTTCCCGATGAGCGGCGACTACCAGTCGCTCGAACGCGGCGCCGTCCGGGAATATTTCGGCACCGTCACCGCACAGTTCTGATCTTGAAACATACGGCCGCCCCGCCGGCGGGGCGGCCGCGGGCACGGACATTCGGCGAAGGGGACAGCATGGCGGTACGCGACATGACGAACACGGGTTCCACGGCCAGGCGCTTCCCGGCTCTGGCTCGCGCAACCCTCGCCGCCGCCTCGGTCGCCGCCTCGGCGGCCTGCTGGAGTGCCGCACCCGCCGGCGCGGCGCCGACCCCGGTGCTCCAGGCCGAACAGAGCGACGTCGCCACCCTGCCGTCCGCCGCGGCGCACTGGTTCCTGCCGGCCACGCTGGACCAGTCCTACACCATCTATGACGCCGACGCCGGGCGCATCCTCGGCACGGTGCCCGCCAGCATCCTGGGCAATATCGCGCTTTCGCCCGACCACGGAAAATTTTACGTGGCCGATACGATCTGGTCGCGCGTCGATCACGGCACCCGCCAGGACCTGCTGCAGGTCTATGACGCGCACAGCCTCGCCCTGCTGCGCGAAATCCCCCTGCCGCCCCGCGCGCTCGCGGTCTACAAGCAGCAGGATTTCGACGTCAGCACCGACGGCAACTGGGCCTACGCCTTCAACATGAGCCCGGCGACCTCCGTCACCATCATCGACCTCGCGCACGCCAAGGTCGCCCGCACGGTCGACATCCCGGGCTGCGCCCTCATCTTCCCCTGGAAATCGGGCGGTTTCTCCAGCCTGTGCGGCGACGGCTCGCTGACCGATGTCGGCTATACGGGCGGCAACGCGATCACCATCACCCACACCCGGCCGTTCTTCGACGCCAACAATGACCCGATCTTCGAACAGGGCCTGGTCGACCATGCGACCGGCCGCGCCCTGTTCGTCTCCTATACCGGCAAGGTCTATGCGGCGACCCTGGGTCAGCATCCCGCCATCGCCGCTCCCTGGTCCATCCAGCAGGCTGCCGGCCAGCCGGCCGCCGGCACCGGGGTGCAGGAACTGGCCTGGCGTCCCGGCGGCCTGCAGCCCTTCGCCTGGAACCGCGCAAGCGGCCACCTGTTCGTGCTGATGCATGCCGGCACCTACTGGACGCACAAGACCGCCGGGACCGAGGTCTGGGAACTCGATCCCGCCCGCCACGCCCTGGTCCGCCGCATCGACCTGCCGCATCCCGCGCGCGGCATCGCCGTCACCTCCGACGCCTCGCCCCTGCTGTTCGCCACGGCCGAGGACGGCGCCGTCACGGTGCTCGATCCCGCGACCGGCGCCGTCCGCCGCACGCTCGAAGCCCATGCCGGGCCGATGAGCATCGTGCCCGACCTGTGACGCCCCCATGACGCGCCCGACATCCTCCCCGCACGCCCTGGCGGGCCGCCGATGAACCACGCCGCGCCCGGCCCGCTCGCCCTCATCGCCTGGGCCCAGGCCCTGGACTGGCTGTTGCTGCTCGCCGTGCTGCCGGTACTCCTGCTGCTGTTCCGCCGCATGCGCGCGCTGTTCGCGCGTGTCGCCCCGGTCGGCGCGCTGATGACCGCGGTCGGCCCTGCGCCCGGCCAGCGCCTGCCGGCCCGCCTGGCCCGCGCCATGGACGGCGCGCCGCTGATGGTCGGCGGCACCCGCTCCGACGGCATGCGCTCGCTGCTGCTCTTCGTATCCGGCACCTGCCCGATTTCGCGCAAGATCCTGCCGATCGCCCAGGATTTCACCCGCCGCGAATCGATCGACCTGGTCTGCCTCGGCGACGACACCGACGCCATGCAGCATGACCTGATCGCCCGTTTCGCGCTGTCCCCCGGGCGCTTCGTCAACGATCCCGAAATCGGCCGCCTGCTCGGGGTGGACAAGCTGCCCTTCGCCCTGCTGCTCGACGCCTCGGGCCTGATCGTGGCCAAGGGGCTGGTCAACACCCGCGAACATCTCGAAAGTCTCGTCGTGGCCGGCGAAACCGGCCATGTCTCCGTGCAATCCTACCTCAACGCCCGGCCCCGCGCGGCATGACGCCGCCCGCCCGGGGCCATGACGCCGCACGCGTGCAGCCAGGAGTGTAAGCCAATGCCGGTCTCTTTCCTCGACACGCTGGGTGAAACCGTCACCCGCCGCCTGGCCGCCCGTTCCTCGCGCCGCGGCGTTCTGGGGCGCATGGGTGCCGTCATGGCCACGGCCCCCGCCTTCCCCCTGCTGCCCGTCAGCCGGGCCCAGGCCGAATCCGCGCCCCCGCCCGCGCCCGTCCTCACCGATTTCGAACGCCGCGCCCAATCCACCGACCCCGCCAAATGTACCTATTGGCGCCATTGCGCCATCGACGGCATCCTGTGCGGCTGCTGCGGCGGCGGGGTGCATACCTGCCCGCCCGGCACCCAGCCCTCGCCGGTGTCCTGGATCGGCACCTGCCGCAATCCCGACGACGGGCGTTCCTACGTCATCGCCTATCGCGATTGCTGCGGCCGCAATATCTGCGCCGCCCCCAAGGCGTGCGACTGCAACACCGCCGACCGCGAAATGCCCATCTACCGCCCGCAGGCCAGCAACGACATCATCTGGTGCTTCGGCACGGCCTCGACCGCCTATCATTGCTCCACCGCCGCCATCATCGGCCAGGCCAGTTGAAGCAGGGCAGGGGGCGCATCCCGCCCCCGGGATCTTCCATGCGGTCGCGCGTCCGTCTCTCCACCCTCCTGCTGGCCGTCCTCGCCGCCGCCGCGCCGCCGCGCGGCCTCGCGCAGGCTTCCACGCCCCTCACGCCCGCCGCCATCCCGGTGGTCCCGGCGGTGCAGGCCCACTACCTCATCGGCTGCGGCGGCTGCCACGGCA
Proteins encoded in this region:
- a CDS encoding TonB-dependent receptor domain-containing protein; amino-acid sequence: MMRFLTMSPARKTIPTSSRRLLAGGSLFLFTLSPLPAALSAAHAAQPASTPAPGSAAPHAHASAAHRRAAARPAARRAVPAATRAARNEDVSIVATRGVSHDTEQVVTRAAIERMVGGTNPLKSLAQLPGVSFSSSDALGLDTWGASIYLRGYFMDQLGVTLDGVPLNDQSYGSVNGLNILTAVIPDDLGRESVSQGAGAVNLPSNSNLGGTMQFFTDDPADHIGGKVSQGFGSYAMYRTYARFDSGRLNASGTKFFASYARDYEGKYQGGGSDFMQQADGKLVQPIGHDSSISAFFNWSDSAVWGYSDKSLEILNKLGWRVESFYPNYAAAYATAAGTYLPPGWDQITGQDPKTVAFYDAGQHTVDYLGGLNLDFALTDRLRWRTTFYGHSDTSYLTYGDPNTPSATGAPLSEEVWQPRQQRMGFDTALQYRLGNHTIETGVWYENNIQTSGQYWYNEPLLGQGAPVETVGPYDVYGPAFQQSYNFAWTTNTVQYHLMDTWRPLHNLTVHAGFKTLAVTTSGGSDYNNPDVTGVDSLPNGSLSTVGAFLPHVSANWRFLPGHELYFDLAENMRSYVVGASGAGGYSASPWSVQDQPTFKQLQHTLRPERDWVYLVGYRYTSKRIIASLDGYHSDISHKLISASVGTLNNPVASVIDTHSATMNGVDAGLTLVPVRGLSIFNTVSYNHATYGQNVLAGQQYYPLAGKKMVGYPEFMYKTSAIYTYGPAQVHFDANYYSKREFSYLNDTHIPGYWLANAGARYRFGSYGAMKNITVDFNVYNLFNAKYIAMMGENGFPMSGDYQSLERGAVREYFGTVTAQF
- a CDS encoding methylamine utilization protein MauD, with translation MNHAAPGPLALIAWAQALDWLLLLAVLPVLLLLFRRMRALFARVAPVGALMTAVGPAPGQRLPARLARAMDGAPLMVGGTRSDGMRSLLLFVSGTCPISRKILPIAQDFTRRESIDLVCLGDDTDAMQHDLIARFALSPGRFVNDPEIGRLLGVDKLPFALLLDASGLIVAKGLVNTREHLESLVVAGETGHVSVQSYLNARPRAA
- a CDS encoding amine dehydrogenase large subunit: MTNTGSTARRFPALARATLAAASVAASAACWSAAPAGAAPTPVLQAEQSDVATLPSAAAHWFLPATLDQSYTIYDADAGRILGTVPASILGNIALSPDHGKFYVADTIWSRVDHGTRQDLLQVYDAHSLALLREIPLPPRALAVYKQQDFDVSTDGNWAYAFNMSPATSVTIIDLAHAKVARTVDIPGCALIFPWKSGGFSSLCGDGSLTDVGYTGGNAITITHTRPFFDANNDPIFEQGLVDHATGRALFVSYTGKVYAATLGQHPAIAAPWSIQQAAGQPAAGTGVQELAWRPGGLQPFAWNRASGHLFVLMHAGTYWTHKTAGTEVWELDPARHALVRRIDLPHPARGIAVTSDASPLLFATAEDGAVTVLDPATGAVRRTLEAHAGPMSIVPDL
- a CDS encoding methylamine dehydrogenase light chain, whose amino-acid sequence is MPVSFLDTLGETVTRRLAARSSRRGVLGRMGAVMATAPAFPLLPVSRAQAESAPPPAPVLTDFERRAQSTDPAKCTYWRHCAIDGILCGCCGGGVHTCPPGTQPSPVSWIGTCRNPDDGRSYVIAYRDCCGRNICAAPKACDCNTADREMPIYRPQASNDIIWCFGTASTAYHCSTAAIIGQAS